The Candidatus Neomarinimicrobiota bacterium genomic sequence GGAAGTAGCCTCCACGCCGGGGGTCAGAGCCACCTCGGGGTGACCCGGGGTGCGGCTGCCGAGCTGGCGGAAGTTGAGCAAATCTTCCAGCTCCAGGTATCCGATTAGATACAGCAGGGCGTAAAGCAGGGCCGACTCATGTCCCGCCGAGAGTACAAAGCGATCACGGTTTAACCACTCCGGGTCGTCGGGATCATAGCGGAGGATATCGTGGAAAAGGAGATAGGCAAAATCGATGGACGAGAGGGCACCGCCGGTGTGGCCCGAATTGGCCTTCCGAACCGTGTCCATAATCAGTCCCTTGACTTCATTGATAGCCTGGATAGTGGTCATCGGTACATAAACTCGCTGATATAACGGTTATAAGGATGGCAAATCCCAGATATCTGGTAGGGGCCAATTTACCTCCACGGCTGGTTGGATGCCAACGCAGGATACCGTTTGCCATTCAACGTAATATCGAATAAACTATTATCGATCTTCCGTGGGATTGTATCCCGATGCATATTGCAGCCATTCTAAAGGAATTACCCTTTCATAACCGAAGATAAATGGAACCGGATAGGTGTGAGGAACCTATGAATTCAGAGGTTTTGATCCTCCTCAGATTATAGAAGGATCGCAGCTTCGCGTCTAGAAAGGAGATAGCGACGAGAAACCAGTCATTAGTTATGAAATCCAAATATTTATATGCCGGTAGGATCATTCTGTTTATATCGATAGCCTTATTGCTCGCTGGCTGTGCCGGCCCATTCAGCCGATTCCTGCGGGACATGCCTCAGGCCGAATTTCTGGCGGAGGATTACCAGGAACACATTCCAACCAGCATCGCCGTCCTCCCCTTTGACAACCAAACTACGGACATAGACGCCCCGGAGATGATCAGGGATTTAATGAACCGCGAAATCCAGAAGAGCGGTTATACGATCCTTGATCCCGGAGCCGTTACCCTCACTTTGAGGGAAGAAGGCATCTCTTATGGCGGGCAGCTGAACGCCATTTCCGTCGAGGAACTGCAAGAGCTGCTGGATGCTGACGCCCTGGTGTATGGCGAGATCGTGGATTTCAAGCACTTCATCACCGGTCTATACAACGAGCGCAGCGTGGCGACGCAAAGCCGTTTGGTTGATATCTATACCGGAGAAGTTCTCTGGGAAGATCAGGCCACGATTAGAAAGCGACAAATAGCAGAAAATATCACCGATATCGGCTCATACCTGCTGTCCCACCTGACCCGGCGCGTGTTCGAGAAGGCCCGGCACCGTCCCTTGATGGACGAATCAAAGGAGCTGGTCGCGGGGCAGCTTTCCACCCTGCCCTGGGGACCGGCCAGACCGGG encodes the following:
- a CDS encoding GNA1162 family protein — protein: MKSKYLYAGRIILFISIALLLAGCAGPFSRFLRDMPQAEFLAEDYQEHIPTSIAVLPFDNQTTDIDAPEMIRDLMNREIQKSGYTILDPGAVTLTLREEGISYGGQLNAISVEELQELLDADALVYGEIVDFKHFITGLYNERSVATQSRLVDIYTGEVLWEDQATIRKRQIAENITDIGSYLLSHLTRRVFEKARHRPLMDESKELVAGQLSTLPWGPARPGYPSWRWENPNLKVGAGFIYGYPNLFGMQLGAWRQRIGVQVNLSFFTQSVNLLYAPVTRGPKKRYVGLRIGQDRQWSDIESPPEPAVSVIAGIEALRWRYARLFPNAALSITVGYTLTGNTGFYVTIHRGFYFN